Proteins from a single region of Rhea pennata isolate bPtePen1 chromosome 6, bPtePen1.pri, whole genome shotgun sequence:
- the METTL21A gene encoding protein N-lysine methyltransferase METTL21A gives MALVPYSGGGALPGLHSPAVTYHFAGRPLRIEQSWAQQGVAAVVWDAAVVLCAYLEAGSVDLRERTVIELGAGTGLLGIVAALLGARVTVTDRAAALALLESNVRANLPPELQPRAAVKELTWGKDLGGFPAGAFDLILGSDIVYLEDTFADLLRTLEHLCAAHTVVLLSCRIRYERDLSFLEMLRGRFSVQEVHYDPSKDVHVYKAQRAGRKDEI, from the exons ATGGCGCTGGTTCCCTacagcggcggcggggccctgCCCGGCTTGCACAGCCCCGCCGTCACCTACCACTTCGCCGGCCGTCCCCTCCGCATCGAGCAGAGCTGGGCGCAGCAGGGCGTCGCGGCCGTCGTCTGGGACGCG GCCGTGGTGCTGTGCGCTTACCTGGAGGCGGGAAGCGTTGATCTCCGTGAGCGGACTGTCATCGAGCTGGGAGCCGGGACCGGCCTGCTGGGAATAGTGGCCGCCTTGCTGG GTGCTCGCGTCACCGTCACGGACCGGGCGGCAGCGCTGGCGCTCCTGGAGTCAAACGTCCGGGCTAACCTACCCCCCGAGCTTCAGCCGCGGGCTGCCGTGAAGGAGCTCACCTGGGGAAAGGACCTAGGCGGCTTCCCTGCCGGGGCGTTCGACCTCATCCTGGGCTCAGACATCGTCTACCTGGAAGACACTTTTGCGGATCTGCTTCGGACGCTGGAGCACCTGTGCGCCGCGCACACCGTCGTCCTGCTGTCCTGCCGCATCCGCTACGAGCGGGATCTGAGCTTCCTGGAGATGCTGAGAGGCCGTTTCTCCGTACAGGAGGTCCACTACGATCCCAGTAAGGACGTACATGTATACAAAGCGCAGCGGGCCGGTCGCAAGGATGAAATTTGA